The following is a genomic window from Roseitalea porphyridii.
ATGCCCAAAGATCATGAACAGCAGAATTGGGCACGATGGCCAAGCTGTTCATCGTCACTCTGGTTAACGGTCAGGTTTAGGCCGGGATGGTCAAGAAATGGTCAACGCGGGCGCAGCCTTGTCGTTTTGGGCAACTGGCGGGCGCGCCCGCCAGCCGGAAGAGAAAAGAGCGCGGCCCGCAGGCCGCGCCCTCGTCAGGCGCCCGATCAGGCCAGATCGAACCGGTCGGCGTTCATCACCTTGTTCCAGGCGGCAACGAAGTCGCGCACGAACGTCTCCTGCGCGTCGTCCTGGCCATAGGCTTCGGCGAGCGCCCGCAGCTGGGAGTTCGAGCCGAACACCAGGTCGACGCGGGTTCCGGTCCACTTGACCTCGCCGGTTGCGCGATCGCGGCCCTCGAAGACGGTCTCGTCATCGTCCCTGGGAGCCCAGGCGACGCCCATGTCGAGCAGATTGACGAAGAAGTCGTTCGTCAGCTGGCCCGGCCGGTCGGTGAAGACGCCATGCGCGGTGCCGCCATGATTGGCGCCGAGCGCCCGCATGCCGCCGACCAGAACGGTCATTTCCGGCGCGGTCAGCGTCAGGAGCTGCGCCCGGTCGACTAGCAGCGCCTCGGTGGGCACAGCGTAATCGGCCTGGACGTAGTTGCGGAAGCCGTCCGCGCGCGGCTCGAGCGGTTCGAACGACTCCGCATCGGTCTGCGCTTCGGTCGCATCGGTCCGGCCCGGCGCGAACGGCACCTCGATCTTCTGGCCGGCATCGGCGGCCGCCTTTTCGATCGCCGCGGCGCCGCCGAGCACGATCAGGTCGGCGAGCGAGACCTTCTTGCCGCCCGACTGGGCGTCGTTGAAGGCCTTCTGGACGCCCTCGAGCTCGGCCAGCACGCGTGCGAGCTGGTCGGGCTGGTTGACCTCCCAGTCCTTCTGCGGCGCAAAGCGGATGCGCGCGCCATTGGCGCCGCCGCGCTTGTCCGAGCCGCGGAAGGTCGAGGCCGAAGCCCAGGCCGTGGCGACCAGTTCGGAAACCGAAAGGCCGGTGGCCAGGATCTTCGCCTTGAGATCGGCGATGTCGGCCGCGTCGATCAGTTCATGGTCGACGACCGGCACCGGATCCTGCCAGATCAGGTCTTCGTCCGGCACTTCCGGGCCCAGATAGCGGACCTTCGGACCCATGTCGCGGTGGGTCAGCTTGAACCAGGCGCGGGCGAACGCGTCGGCGAACTGGTCGGGGTTGTCGTGGAACCGCCGCGCAATCGGCTCGTAGTCAGGGTCCATGCGCAGCGCCAGGTCGGTGGTCAGCATCATCGGCTTGACCTTCTCGCCAGAGCCGTCGACCTGCGGCGCCATGTGCGCCTCGTCCACGTCCTTGGGCGTCCACTGCCACGCGCCGGCGGGGCTCTTGGTCAGCTCCCACTCATGGCCGAACAGCATCTCGAAGAAGGTCATGTCCCACTTGGTCGGCGTCGGCGTCCAGGGGCCTTCCAGACCGCTGGTGAAGGTGTGGACGCCGCGACCGGTCTCGTGCCGGCTGGTCCAGCCCAGGCCCTGCTCGATGATGTCGGCGCCTTCGGGCTCCGCGCCCACCTGCTCGGGGTCGCCGATGCCGTGGGTCTTGCCGAACGTGTGGCCGCCGGCGATCAGCGCGACGGTCTCCTCGTCGTTCATGGCCATGCGCGCGAAGGTCTCGCGAATGTCGCGCGCCGCCTTGACCGGGTCGGGCTCGCCGTTCGGCCCTTCCGGATTGACGTAGATCAGGCCCATCTGCACGGCCGCAAGCGGGTTCTCGAGCACGCGATCACCCGAATAACGCTCGTCGCCGAGCCACTCTTCCTCGGTGCCCCAGTAGACGTCGTCCTCGGGCTCCCACACATCCTCGCGGCCGCCGCCGAAACCGAACGTCTTGAAGCCCATCGATTCGAGCGCGCAATTGCCGGCCAGGATCATCAGGTCGGCCCAGGACAGCGCGTTGCCGTACTTCTTCTTGATCGGCCACAGCAGGCGACGCGCCTTGTCGAGGTTGGCGTTGTCGGGCCAGGAGTTGAGCGGGGCGAAGCGCTGGCTGCCCGAGCCGCCGCCGCCGCGGCCGTCGCCGATGCGATAGGTGCCGGCCGAATGCCAGGCCATGCGGATGAAGAACGGGCCGTAATGGCCGTAGTCCGCCGGCCACCATTCCTGGCTGTCGGTCATCAGCGCGTAGAGGTCCTTCTTGACCTCGCCCAGATCGAGCGCCTTGAACGCCTCGGCGTAGCTGTAGTCGGGCTGCATCGGGCTGGTCAGCGCCGAGTTCTGGTGCAGGATCTTCAGGTTGAGCTGGTTCGGCCACCAGTCGCGGTTCGAGCGCGCGCCATAGGCGGTGTGGATGAACGGGCACTTGCCCGTCTTGTCGTCAACGATAGCGTCCATCATTTCCTCCGGTCATTGTCCGTTTCTCGCGCGGTTCAGGCGCCCCATGTCCCGCTCATGTCCCGGTTCGTCCGGCGTTTCGCCGGGTCCGGGCTTCATCGTCGGTGGACCGATAGACCGCAACGATGACGTTTTGGCGTCATCGGAAGAGGTCGCTCCGTAGGCCGTCCTGCGGTGACGGGGGCCGCGTGCGCACCGCGTCACGCGCCGCTCCCGGATCGGCGATAGCAGAGGGCCATGATCAGGGGAATTTGATTCTTTTGATTTGCGCGATAAGACAGCCTTATGAATTCGCTGACTCTCAAGCAGCTCCGCTACTTCGAGGCGCTGGCGCGACATGGCCATTTCGGTCATGCCGCCCAAGCCTGCGCCATTTCGCAGCCGGCGCTTTCCATGCAGATCAAGGAGCTCGAGGAAGCGCTTGGCGCGATGCTGGTCGAACGCGGACCGCGGCGCCTGCGCCTGACGAGCTTCGGCGAGCAGGCCGCCGAACGGGCGCGCGAAATCCTGCGGGCCGTCGACGAACTGGGCGACCTGGCCCGTGCTTCGGGCGAGCAACTCGTCGGGCGGCTGCGGCTCGGCGTCATCCCGACCGTTGCGCCCTATCTGCTGCCGAAGATTGTCGGCGCGCTGGCCGAAGCGCATCCGGCGCTCGAGGTGCGGGTGCGCGAGACGGTCACGCCGAGGCTTATCGCCGAACTGGGCGAGGGGCGGCTCGACGCGGCGCTCGTGGCGCTGCCGGTCTCCGAGCCCTCGCTGACCGAGGTCGCTCTGTTCGCCGAGAATTTCGTGCTGGTCCGGCCCGGCGCCGATGACGGCAAGCCCGTGCCGAGCGCCGAGATGCTGCGCGAGATGCGCCTGTTGCTGCTCGAGGAGGGCCATTGCTTCCGCGATCAGGCGCTCGCCTTCTGCAAGATGCGAACCGCACCCCCGCGCGAGGTGCTCGATGCCAGTTCGCTGTCGACGCTCGTGCAGATGGTCGGCGCCGGCATCGGCGTGACCCTGATCCCGGAAATGGCGGTCCCCGTCGAGACCCGGTCGGCCTCCGTGTCGGTGGCGCGCTTTCCCGCGCCCGAACCGTCGCGGACGATCGGCATGGTTTGGCGGCGGACCAGTCCGCTCGCCGGCCAGCTCGAGCAGATCGCCGGCGAGATCGGGCGCGCGACGGGCGAGCCCCACCGCTGACGCCGTCCGGCCACGCCCTACAAGAGCCGGGCGACGACCTTGGCGCACTCGCGCAGTGCCTCGACGATCTCTTCGCGTCGCGCCGGATCGGCAAGGCGGATCGCATCGCCCGAGACGCCGAGCGCCGCCGGCTCGCCTCCGTCCGCCGGCACGGGCGTGGCGAGCGCGGCAACTCCGGCTTCGAACTGCCCTTCGACGAAGGCATAGCCGCGGCGTCGGCTTTCGGCGACGTCCTCGGCGATCGCGACACGGTCCAGCATCGTGCGTTCGGTATGCGCTTCGAGCGGCGCTTCCGCGACGAGCGTTTCCGCCGTTCCCGCATCGCATCCCGCAAGCAGCGCCCGGCCGATCGCCGTGGTCAGGAGCGGCACCTTCGAGCCGATCGTGAACCCGATGCTGACCGCTTCGGGCCGCGCGCCGGCATGGGCGACATAGACGGCCTGGTGGCCGTCGATCATGGCCATCGAGATCGCCTCGCCGATGCGGCTCGAGAATGTGCGGATCACCGGCTCGATCACCTTGCCGAACTGGCGCGCATGCAGAAAGCCGCCGGCGAGGACGAGGATGCGCGGGGTCAGCGAGAAGACGCGCCCGTCCTGCCTGACATAGCCAAGATGAACCAGCGTCAGCACGAGCCGTCGCGCCACCGCGCGGTCGAGCCCGGTCGTCTCGGCGATCCGTGGCAGTGTCAGATGGGTCTCGCCATGATCGAACGCCTTCAGCACGGCCATGCCCTTGGCGAAGGTCAGCGATATGTCGCGGTCCTCGATGGTCCTGGCGCCGGTCGGGTGCGTGTCGTCGATGCTCATCGAACGTCTCTTCGAGCCGCGCGCATCCGTCTTGACAGGCGCGGGGAAAGTGAATTTGATACGTATATAAGAACATATGTGCGATTATCGCACAAGACAAGCGCGGTCACCTTGTGACGCCGGAGGAACATTGCCGCCATGATGAGCCAGGAAAAGAACGATCTGATCACCCGCATCGGGCCGGGAACCGGCGCCGGCGCGGTGTTGCGCCGCTACTGGCAGCCAGCCGCGCTCGCCGAGGAACTTGTCGGCGCCCGGCCGGTCGTGCCGGTGCGGCTTCTTGGCGAGGATCTGGTCCTGTTTCGCGACAATGAGGGCGAGCTTGGCCTTATCGGCCGCCACTGCCCGCACCGCGGCGCCGACATGGCCTTCGGCCGCTGCGAGGACAATGGCCTGCGCTGCCCGTTCCACGGCTGGCACTTCGACCGCACCGGCCAGTGCGTCGAACAGCCCGGCGAGCCCGAAGGCAGCCGCATGCACGAGAAGATCAAGGCCAAATCCTGTCCCGTGGTCGAAAGGAACGGCATCATCTTCGCCTACATGGGGCCGGGCGACCCGCCGCCGTTCCCCGCGCTCGACTGTTTCATCGCGCCCGACAGCCATGTTTTCGCCTTCAAGGGCCGCTGGGACTGCAACTGGCTGCAGGCGATGGAGGTCGGCATCGATCCGGTCCACGCCTCGTTCCTGCACCGTTTCCTGCAGGACGAGGACCCCGACGAAGGGTATGGCAAGCAGTTCCGCGACCGCGCCGCCGACACCGACATCCCGATGACGCGCCTGCTGCGCGAATATCCGCGCCCCGACATCAAGGTCGAGGAGACCGACTACGGCCTCAGGATCATCGCCCTGCGCCACATGGACGATGGTCGCACCCATGTGCGCGTCACCAACCAGCTCTTCCCCGAGGCGATCGTCATTCCGATCTCCAACGAGATGACGATCACCCAGTGGCATGTGCCCGTCGATGACGAGAGCTGCTACTGGTATTCGATGTTCACCAGCTTCGGCGAGCCGGTCAACAAGACGGTGATGCGCGAACAGCGGCTGAAGGAGCATCGCCTGCCGGACTATGTGCCGCTCAAGAACAAGCACAACAATTACGGCTACGACCCCGACGAGCAGGAGAAGCTGACCTATACGGGCATGGGCTTGGACATCAATGTCCACGACCAGTGGGCCGTCGAATCCATGGGCACCATCCAGGACCGCACCCAGGAGCATCTGGGCCGCACCGATGTGGCCATCACCCGCTACCGGCGCATGCTGGTCAACGCCATCAAGGCGGTCGAGGAGGGCGACGGCACGGCGCTGCCCATGGCCCCTGGCACGATCGATCCGGCAACGGTGCGCGGCCCCCTGTCGATCGACGCCATCGGCGACACCGACACTTGGAACGAGGTCTGGGTCGAGGCAGACGGCAGGCGGCGCGCCAATTGCCAGTGGCCGGCCGCGCTCTGATCGGCTCTACTGCGGCAGTGGCAATGTGCAGGGCGGCCCGCCCGGGTCGCCAGTCTTCGGGGGATGTGCGCGATGGGCGCTGACAGGACGGCCGACCTGCGGTCGGACAAGAGCCTTCTGACCGACGCGCAGATCGCGATCGCGCACGACGTGCTCGACCGCGTGGCGAGCGACGGCATCGAGACCGTGCGGCTCGCCTTTGCCGACCAGCACGGCGTGCTGCGCGGCAAGACCATCGTCGCCGGTGCGCTGGCCTCGGCCTTCCGCAACGGCATGACGATGACCTCGACGCTGCTGCTCAAGGACACCGCGCACCGCACCGTCTTCCCGGTCTGGGAGGACGATATCGGCTTCGGCGCGGGCACGCTGACCGGGGCGGGGGACGTGCTGATCGTGCCCGATCCGTCCACCTATCGGCGCCTTCCCTGGGCGCCCAATTCGGCGTGGCTGCTATGCGACGTGCGCTACCGGGACGGCTCGCCCATGCCGTTCTGCGTGCGGTCGCTCCTGAAGAAGGCGGTCGACGATCTCGCCGCCGACGCCATGGCCCTGGTCTGCGGGCTCGAGTTCGAGTTCTACGTCTTCAATGTCGAGAACGCCCATCTTGCCCATGCCGACGCCGGCATGCCGGCCACGCCGCCTCAGACCAGCCTGATCGCGCATGGCTATCAATATCTGACCGAGGCGCGCTACGACGCGCTCGAACCGGTGATGGAGGAACTGCGCGTGGCCTGCGCCGAGGTCGGCCTGCCGGTGCGCTCGATGGAAGCCGAGTTCGGCCCCAGCCAGTGCGAATTCACCTTCGAACCGGCCGATCCCCTGAAGAGCGCCGACGACACCGTGCTGTTCCGCTCGCTCGTCAAGCAGGTCTGCGCCCGCAAGGGGTTGCACGCCACATTCATGTGCAGGCCCAAGCTCGATGGCATCATGGCGAGCGGCTGGCACATGCACCAGTCGGTGGTCGATGCGCGGGACGGCACCAATCTGATGATCCCCGCCGCGCCGGGCACATTGTCGAAGACCGCCGATGGCTGGATCGCGGGCCTGCTCGAACACGCCGCCGAGAGCTGCGTTCTGACCACCCCCACGGTCAACGGCTACAAGCGCTACCAGCCCTTCCAGCTCGCCCCCGACCGCATCCAGTGGGGCCGCGACAACAAGGGCGCGATGATCCGCGGTCTGATGGAGCCGGGCGATCCTGCCTCGCGCATCGAGAACCGCGTCGCCGAGCCGACGGCCAACCCCTACCTGTTATTCGCCTCGCAGATCCTGTGCGGCCATGACGGGGTGCGCCGTGGCCTCGTTGCGCCAGCGCCGGTCGAGAACCCCTATTCGAGCGATGCGGTCAGCCTGCCAAGTAGCCTGATCGCCGCGCTCGAACGGTTCGATGCGAGCGACTTCTACCAAAAGGCGCTCGGCGAGGATTTCGTGCGCTATCTTTCGCACATCAAGCACGCCGAATGGGACCGCTACCTGATGACGGTCTCCGAGTGGGAGCAGCGCGAATATTTCTCGCTGTTCTGAGCGCCTCAGGCGGCTGATTCCTGCCTGCCCGCGCCGACGCGCGACCGGTGCGGGCCGTAAAGGCAGGCAAGGCCCAGGATGATGCCCGAGACGGCGGCGATCATGCCGGCCGCGCTGACCGCGTTCTGTCCGCCGAACCACAGCGGCCCGTAGCCGGCGAACACATAGCCCAGCACCGCCGAGACGATCGCGAAGGCGACGCTCCAGAAGACCTGCCGTTCGAGCGAGTTGGTCATCAGCCGCGCCGCCGCCGGCGGGCAGATGAACATGGCGATGACGATGATCGAGCCGACCGCGTCGAATGCCGCGACGGCGGCGATAGCGGCGGTGACGACAAGGCCGAAGCCGATGGCGCCGACCGGCAGGCCGAGCGCCTGCGCGAAACCCTCATCGAAGGTGGAGATCTTCAGCGGCCGCCAAAAGATGACGGTCAGCGCGATGACCAGAAGGCAGACGACGAAGATGCGGGCCAGTTCGTCGGGCAGGGCGGCAAGCGCGGCCGGATCGAAAAGCGAATGCCAGCCCTCGGCCCGGAACCAGATCAGGCTTTCCAGATTGCCCATCAGCGCATGCTCGACATCAAGGTGCACGTTGGACGTGTCGGACTGGTCGAGCAGCAGCACGCCCGCGGCAAACAGCGTCGTGAAGGTCACGCCCATCGCCGCGCCGGGCTCGATTCGTCCCAGCCGCTTGATCGCCTCGATCATGATCACCGCGACGATCGCCGCGCCGGCCGCGCCCAGCAGCATCGGAATGGCGGCGACCGTGCCCGTGATCAGGAAAGCCACGACAATGCCCGGCAGCACGACATGGCTGATCGCATCGCCGATCAGCGCCTGTCGGCGCAGCACCAGGAAATTGCCCGGCAGGGCGCAGGCGATCGCCGCGAACACGCCGATCAGGATCGGCGTCAGCGAGAACTGGACGAACTCGGCGCCCATCACGCGGCTCCCTGCGGCTGGACGGGGGAAGGCCCACCGATCCGCGTGTCGAACTCGGCGATCTCGTCGGGCGTGAACACCTGCTCGATCGGCGTCAGCCCGTCATAGCGACCGGTCAGGCCGGCATCGAGGTGGATCTGCCGGGCGACGTCCCAGCGCCGTTCGTCGCGCGCGATCTTGGCGGCCTGCGCCCGGCCCGCGTCGGTCGGCACGCCGTCCTTGCGGATCAACCCCTCGGCGCGCAGCACGCGCAGCGTGAACGGCTCGTGGATCGGTTCGGCCCGCGCCATGGCCAACAGGCCCTGCCGGCGATGGACGCGCCACTGGAAGCGTCGATGGTTGATGACCGCCGCCGCCACGCCGCGCACCGGCGCGAACAGCAGCGAAAACACAAAAAGCGTCGCCGCGACCAGCACGATGATCGAGCCGGTCGGCAGCGCCGGGGCCGAGGCCGAGATCGCCGCGCCGACATAGCCGGACACGCCGCCGAACAGGCCGGCCGACCAGAACACGCGCCCGCTGCGCTCGGTCCAGAAGCGTGCGGTGACCGGCGGAATGATCAAAAGCGCGATGATCAGGATCAGCCCGACCAGCTTGAGCCCGATCACCGTGACCGCCATCACAAGGCCCATCATGGCGATGTCGATGCGGTTGACGTTGGTGCCCGAGGCCGCGGCATATTCGGGATCGAAGGCAACCAGCGTCATCGGCCGCCGCAGAAGCCATGTGGCGAGCACGGCGAGCGACCCGCCGATGGCGATGATCAGCGCATCGTTGAACAGCATGCCCGCCGTCGAACCCAGAAGAAAGCTCTCGAGCCCGGCCTGCCGGCCCGAACTCATCGTCTGGATGATGGTCAGGATCACGATGCCGAGCCCGAAGAAGACCGACAGCACCGCGCCGATCGCCGCGTCTTCGGACAGCCGCGTCGCCCGCGTCATCCATTGCACCAGCCAAAGGCCAATGAACGCCGAGATCGCCGATCCGGCGAGCAGGCCGAGCAGATTGCGGCCATCACCGCCAAGCAGGACCATGACGATGAAAGCAAGGCCGATGCCGGGCAGGGTGGCGTGGGCAAGCGCGTCGGAGACCAGCGCCCGCTTGCGCAGGAACAGGAAGGTGCCCACCGCGCCGCCGGCAAAGCCGAGCAGGCCCGCGCCGATGGCCACCAGCGCGGCATTGTAACCGGCCTGCAGGAGCAGTGCGTCGACGAAAGGGTTCATGAAGCCTGATTTGCGACCTGCAACTGGTCGACCTGCGCCGTCGCCAGCCGGCCGCCATAGGTCGCCTGCAGATTCTCGGACGTGAACGCCTCCGCGACGGAGCCCTCGGCGATCTTGCGCACATTGATGAGGAACACATGGTCGAAATAGTCGCGCACGGTCGCAAGGTCGTGATGAACGCACACGACCGCCTTCGACTGCGCCTTGAGCGCCTTCAGAACGTCGATGATGGCCTTTTCGGTCGCCGCATCGACGCCGGCGAACGGCTCGTCGAGCAGGTAAAGATCGGCGTCCTGGGCGAGCGCGCGGGCGAGGAACACGCGCTGCTGCTGGCCGCCCGAAAGCTGGCCGATCTGCCGGTTGGCAAAATCGGCCATGCCGACCCGGTCGAGACAGGCGCGCGCGGTCTCGGTATGAGCGGCCCGCAGCCGCCCGAGCAGGCCGAGGCGGCGATAAAGGCCCATCAGCACCACGTCGATCACCGTGGTCGGGAAATCCCAGTCGACGCTGGCGCGCTGCGGCACATAGGCGATCCGGTCGCGCGCCTTTTCGATCGGCTGGCCGAACACGGCGATCTCGCCCGAAAGGCGCGGAATGACGCCGAGCGCTGCCTTCAGCAGCGTCGACTTGCCGGCGCCGTTCGGCCCGATGATCGCCGTCATCGCCTCGGCCTCAAAGGTCGCGTCGACCGAAAAGACCGCCGGCTTTTCGCCATAGGAGACCGTCAGCCCCGAAATGGCGAGCGGGATGTCGCCGTGTGCCGGCGCCGGGCCGTGCAGTCGGCCTTGGTCGGCCGCGAGCGATAGGGCGGGCTGAGCCATCATGGGTTCCTCAGTTCAGAAGGTCCGCCATGCCCTTTTCGGGCGCATCGCCCCCGAGCGCGCGGGCGATGACGGTCGCGTTGTGGTCGATCATGCCAAGATAAGTGCCCTCATAGGTGCCCGGTTCCCCCATCGCGTCCGAATAGAGTTCGCCGCCGATCACCACCTCGTGGCCTTCGGCCGCAGCGCCCTCGATCAGCGCGCGGATGTTGCGATCGGACACCGAGGTCTCGACGAAGACCGCGCCGATGTCGCGTTCGACCAGCATGTCGACCAGTTCGGCGATGCGCCGAAGGCCAGCCTCGCTTTCGGTGGAAATGCCCTGGATGCCGACGACCTCGAAACCGTAGGCCGAACCGAAATAGTTGAACGCATCGTGCGCGGTCACCAGCATGCGGCTTTCGGCCGGCACCGACGAGAGAACCTCGGTCGTATAATTGGCAAGCGCGCTCAGCTCTTCCAGATGCGCCTCGGCATTGGCCCGAAGCGCCTCTTCCTGTTCCGGCAGCGCCTCGATCAGCGCGTCGCGCACATTGAGCACCACGCGCGACCACAGGTTCGGGTTCATCCACACATGCGGATCGTAGCGGCCTTCATAATCGTCATGGCCGATCAGCAGGTTGCGCGGCATGTCCTCGGCGACCGCGACCACGGCATTGTCCCGGGCCAGTTCGAGCAGGAACTGTTCCATCTGCGCCTCGAGATAGAGCCCGTGCCACAGCACCAGATCGGCATTGGCCATGGCGACGATGTCGGTGCGGGTCTGGCGGTAGGCGTGCGGGTCGACACCCGGTCCCATCAGTTCGCGCACATCGACCAGATCGCCGCCCACTTCGCGGGCCGCATCGGCGATCATGCCGGTTGTGGTGACGACGTCGATCTTCTCGGCGGCCATGGAAAGACTGGCCTGGGCGGCAAGGGTAACGGCGGCTGCGGCACCGATAACGAACCGTCGGGTCAGCATGGGTCGGGGTATCTCCATCGGGTTGGCTTGCATCATCGCCTCTATTGCTAGTGCAACCGGTTTGCAAAATCAATGCATGTGAGAACGATTTGCAAGAAGAAATTGCGGTTCGATGCTGTCAGGCGTCGCCGGAGGGCCGCCTTCAGGCCGGCCTAAGCGACCCGGTAGGGTGTTTCGAACCAGTGTTCTTCCAGATTGGCGCCTTCGCCGATCCGGTCGATGACGGCGAACAGACCCGGTTCTGACAGTGGCGTCAGCACGCCATGCCATGTGCCGCGCCGGTAGTTGACACCTTGCCCCGGCGCGGTGCGGAAGGCGAGGGGGCGGCCGGGCATCCCTTGTTCGTCGGGCGCGACGATCACCAGGAACGGGTTCTGCGTCATCGGGATGAACGCCTGCGATCCGAGCGGATGGCGCTCGACCATGGTGAGCGACAGCGGCAGGGTGCGCGGCTCGGCCTGGAACAGGCTGATGCCCGCGCGCCCGTCGACGTACTCGAGCCTCGCGCGGTCGTGATAGCGGCCGCAAAGGCCCTGATTGATCAGCCTGTCGGGGGCGCCCGCCGCTTCGAGCACGTCGCCGAACGGCGCGAACGCTTCGGCGGTAAGCGGTTCGATGGCGATCGTTTCGGTCATGGCGGCGGGCTCGGCAAAGGGCGGGGCGAAGGACGCACTAAGCCGTTGCGCGTCCGCCCGGTCAATCCCCGGCCTTGTCGACCAGCGCGATGCGCGTGCCCCACGGGTCTTCGAGGACCATTCGGCCCTCGGCGGTCTCGTAGTCGGCGGCAGTCCCGACGACGCGATCACGCACGTGAGGCGCCACGACGAGGGTGACCTCGGCAAGACCGGCGTGGCCCAGGAGGCGGTGCCCGGCGCTGCCGCTGCGCCAGTGATTGGCGGCAAGCTGGTGGTGATAGCCGTCCGCCCCGAAGAAGGACGCACCCGGATAGCGCGCCATCACCTCGAGGCCGAGCGTGCCTGCGTAGAAGCTTTCGGCCGCGCGCGCATCGCCGACCTGCAGGTGCACGTGGCCGATGAAACCGTCTTCGGGAAAGCCCGCCCAAGGCCGGTCGGCATGGGCGGCAAGAGCCTGCAGATCGAGCGGATCGGTCGCCATGGCGATGGCGCCGTCGTCGTCATGCCAGGCATTGGTCGGGCGGTCGGCATAGATCTCGATGCCGTTGCCCTCAGGGTCCGACAGATAGAGCGCCTCGCTGACCTTGTGGTCGGAGGCACCCTCGAGGCGCACACCGCTCTCGGCGGCATGAACCAGCCAGCGCGCAAGGTGCGCCCGGGAGGGCAGCAGGAACGCGGTATGAAAAAGGCCCGCCGCCGACGGATCGCGCGGTTTCAGCGCGCCGTCGCCCACGAGCGTCAACAGCGGCGTGTTGCCGGCGCCCAGCACCGTCTGTCCCGTCGTCGAGGAAAGGACGTTCAGGCCGAGCGCGGACGCGTAGAACTCAGCGACGCGGCCCATGTCGCGCACCATAAGGGTGACATCGCCGATGCGGACCGAGGCCCGGCTCCAGTCGAAGGCTTCTTCGTCAGTGATCGTTGCCGTCCGGGACATTACAGGCGCGCTCCGCTGCGTTGCGATAGCCCAATCTAGGCATGAAGTCGCCAACGCGCATCAGCGCGTCCAAGGACGCACCGTTCACAATCGGCGCCTCAGCCGTCGGCCTCGTCCATGCGGCGCTTGATGCGTTGCGCCCAGTCGCGTCCCGGATCGCCGCCCCACAGAAGCCAGGCGACATAGCCCGCCGACGGGTCGGCGTCGTCGCCGAAGTTCTTCGCCTTCTTGTCGACGGCATGGCGCGCGAAATAGGCGTCCATGCGCCGCACGGTCTGTGGCGAGACCGGCTGGCGGTTCTTCAGGTCGCGCGCCCGGGCAAGGCCCACCGGCGTTCCGCCGCGCCCGTGTTCACGGCGCAGCCTGAGCCCCTTTTCGGCCTGGGCGGCAACGGCGTCGGGCGGGCGGAAGTCGATATCGGCATATTTCTTCGGAACAGCCATCAGGCCGCCCTCAGTTCGCTTCCACTCTTGAGAACGCGGTCGCCATCATCCTGCTCGATCAGATAGGCCGGCTCGTCGTCGCTGGCGTTGCGCTTGATCGTGCTGCCCTTGATGGTCTTTTCGACATCGTCGGTGTGCCGCTCGACGATCCGGCCGGCGCCCGTCCCGGGGCCCCAGTTCCATTCCACCGTATCGCCGACCTTGAACTGCTTGCTCATGCAGCCTCCTTTAAGCGCCCGAAAGGCGCGTTCGAGGAGCTAACGCATTGAAGCGGCTTGAGTTCAGGGCAAAGGTCGGCCCGGATTCATTCGCCGTACGGCACCCAGATGTTCTTGACCTGCGTCGCCCGATGCAGGAATTGCCGGCCGAAGCCGTCCTGTCCGGTCCAGTCGCGCGCCGCGCCGTTCTCGCACCAGGTCTGCTTGAGATTGCCGGCCGAACGTTCCTCGGCCGTGGCGATGCCGGCGTTGGAACCGAAATACCAAAGTCC
Proteins encoded in this region:
- the katG gene encoding catalase/peroxidase HPI, with translation MDAIVDDKTGKCPFIHTAYGARSNRDWWPNQLNLKILHQNSALTSPMQPDYSYAEAFKALDLGEVKKDLYALMTDSQEWWPADYGHYGPFFIRMAWHSAGTYRIGDGRGGGGSGSQRFAPLNSWPDNANLDKARRLLWPIKKKYGNALSWADLMILAGNCALESMGFKTFGFGGGREDVWEPEDDVYWGTEEEWLGDERYSGDRVLENPLAAVQMGLIYVNPEGPNGEPDPVKAARDIRETFARMAMNDEETVALIAGGHTFGKTHGIGDPEQVGAEPEGADIIEQGLGWTSRHETGRGVHTFTSGLEGPWTPTPTKWDMTFFEMLFGHEWELTKSPAGAWQWTPKDVDEAHMAPQVDGSGEKVKPMMLTTDLALRMDPDYEPIARRFHDNPDQFADAFARAWFKLTHRDMGPKVRYLGPEVPDEDLIWQDPVPVVDHELIDAADIADLKAKILATGLSVSELVATAWASASTFRGSDKRGGANGARIRFAPQKDWEVNQPDQLARVLAELEGVQKAFNDAQSGGKKVSLADLIVLGGAAAIEKAAADAGQKIEVPFAPGRTDATEAQTDAESFEPLEPRADGFRNYVQADYAVPTEALLVDRAQLLTLTAPEMTVLVGGMRALGANHGGTAHGVFTDRPGQLTNDFFVNLLDMGVAWAPRDDDETVFEGRDRATGEVKWTGTRVDLVFGSNSQLRALAEAYGQDDAQETFVRDFVAAWNKVMNADRFDLA
- a CDS encoding LysR substrate-binding domain-containing protein → MNSLTLKQLRYFEALARHGHFGHAAQACAISQPALSMQIKELEEALGAMLVERGPRRLRLTSFGEQAAERAREILRAVDELGDLARASGEQLVGRLRLGVIPTVAPYLLPKIVGALAEAHPALEVRVRETVTPRLIAELGEGRLDAALVALPVSEPSLTEVALFAENFVLVRPGADDGKPVPSAEMLREMRLLLLEEGHCFRDQALAFCKMRTAPPREVLDASSLSTLVQMVGAGIGVTLIPEMAVPVETRSASVSVARFPAPEPSRTIGMVWRRTSPLAGQLEQIAGEIGRATGEPHR
- a CDS encoding IclR family transcriptional regulator; the protein is MSIDDTHPTGARTIEDRDISLTFAKGMAVLKAFDHGETHLTLPRIAETTGLDRAVARRLVLTLVHLGYVRQDGRVFSLTPRILVLAGGFLHARQFGKVIEPVIRTFSSRIGEAISMAMIDGHQAVYVAHAGARPEAVSIGFTIGSKVPLLTTAIGRALLAGCDAGTAETLVAEAPLEAHTERTMLDRVAIAEDVAESRRRGYAFVEGQFEAGVAALATPVPADGGEPAALGVSGDAIRLADPARREEIVEALRECAKVVARLL
- a CDS encoding Rieske 2Fe-2S domain-containing protein gives rise to the protein MMSQEKNDLITRIGPGTGAGAVLRRYWQPAALAEELVGARPVVPVRLLGEDLVLFRDNEGELGLIGRHCPHRGADMAFGRCEDNGLRCPFHGWHFDRTGQCVEQPGEPEGSRMHEKIKAKSCPVVERNGIIFAYMGPGDPPPFPALDCFIAPDSHVFAFKGRWDCNWLQAMEVGIDPVHASFLHRFLQDEDPDEGYGKQFRDRAADTDIPMTRLLREYPRPDIKVEETDYGLRIIALRHMDDGRTHVRVTNQLFPEAIVIPISNEMTITQWHVPVDDESCYWYSMFTSFGEPVNKTVMREQRLKEHRLPDYVPLKNKHNNYGYDPDEQEKLTYTGMGLDINVHDQWAVESMGTIQDRTQEHLGRTDVAITRYRRMLVNAIKAVEEGDGTALPMAPGTIDPATVRGPLSIDAIGDTDTWNEVWVEADGRRRANCQWPAAL